The following proteins are co-located in the Microbacterium sp. Clip185 genome:
- a CDS encoding acetamidase/formamidase family protein, with translation MSTPILQPGIGDVVGDHYLPAAVENVFWGRLPCATDAPVLRIEPGATVTVDTVSHEGILEDQGKDPLAFFGAHGVAEEQVLEDAVAIAASLSRDVMADGPHVVTGPIHVAGAEPGDLLQITVVRLEPRVPYGVISNRHGKGALVGELPRGEHNVSVFTPVVEQDGALVGALPLVEGGEAAVTFPLAPFLGTMGVAVAGDDRPHSVPPGAHGGNIDIKLLTEGSVLYLPVQVAGALAYVGDPHFAQGDGEVALTALEASLRATLRFDVVPRQVALAEFGELLGPLVRTDEYLVPTGLDPDLGEAMRRCVRAALTLLQARYGMAEHLAYAYLSAATDFDISQVVDIVCGVHARIREADFANASSATDAERLA, from the coding sequence GTGAGCACACCCATCCTGCAGCCGGGCATCGGCGACGTCGTCGGCGACCACTACCTCCCCGCCGCCGTCGAGAACGTCTTCTGGGGGCGCCTGCCCTGCGCCACCGACGCGCCGGTGCTGCGGATCGAGCCCGGCGCCACGGTCACCGTCGACACCGTCAGCCACGAAGGCATCCTCGAGGATCAGGGCAAGGATCCCCTCGCGTTCTTCGGCGCGCACGGGGTCGCCGAAGAGCAGGTGCTCGAGGATGCGGTGGCGATCGCCGCATCCCTCTCGCGCGACGTGATGGCCGACGGCCCGCACGTCGTGACCGGGCCGATCCACGTCGCGGGCGCAGAGCCCGGCGACCTGCTGCAGATCACGGTGGTGCGGCTCGAGCCTCGGGTGCCCTACGGCGTGATCAGCAACCGCCACGGCAAGGGTGCGCTGGTGGGCGAGCTGCCTCGCGGCGAGCACAACGTGAGCGTGTTCACCCCCGTCGTGGAGCAGGACGGCGCTCTCGTGGGGGCGTTGCCCCTCGTCGAGGGCGGAGAGGCGGCGGTGACCTTCCCGCTCGCGCCGTTCCTCGGCACGATGGGCGTGGCCGTCGCCGGCGACGACCGCCCGCACTCCGTGCCGCCCGGCGCGCACGGCGGCAACATCGACATCAAGCTGCTGACCGAGGGTTCCGTGCTGTACCTGCCGGTGCAGGTCGCGGGTGCGCTCGCGTACGTCGGCGACCCGCACTTCGCGCAGGGCGACGGCGAGGTCGCGCTCACCGCGCTCGAGGCGTCGCTGCGGGCCACGCTGCGGTTCGACGTCGTGCCGCGCCAGGTGGCGCTGGCGGAGTTCGGCGAGCTGCTCGGTCCGCTCGTGCGCACCGACGAGTACCTCGTTCCCACCGGGCTCGACCCCGACCTCGGCGAGGCGATGCGCCGCTGCGTGCGCGCGGCCCTCACCCTGCTTCAGGCGCGGTACGGCATGGCCGAGCACCTCGCCTACGCGTACCTCTCGGCCGCGACGGACTTCGACATCTCGCAGGTGGTCGACATCGTGTGCGGTGTGCACGCCCGCATCCGCGAGGCCGACTTCGCGAACGCATCTTCCGCGACGGATGCGGAGCGCCTGGCATGA
- a CDS encoding SDR family oxidoreductase — translation MDITGNTVFIPGATSGIGLALALRLQEAGNTVVIGGRRRQLLDKIAAENPGIDTIEIDTTDAASVRAAAASVIERHPALDVLVTMAGVMHVEDWTTPEGFLASAEQTVTTNLLGPIRLIAAFIEHLRAQPTATIITVSSGLAFAPLAATPSYNASKAAIHMLSESLRLQLAGTSVAVKELEPPSVATDLLPGQRESAFAMPLDAFADEVMHLLRDEPDAPEIQVERVKFLRYGEARGDYDQVVATLNQSDPHGKQE, via the coding sequence ATGGACATCACCGGAAACACCGTCTTCATCCCCGGCGCGACCAGCGGCATCGGCCTCGCTCTCGCGCTCCGCCTGCAGGAGGCAGGCAACACGGTCGTCATCGGCGGTCGGCGCCGGCAGCTCCTCGACAAGATCGCCGCGGAGAACCCGGGCATCGACACCATCGAGATCGACACGACGGATGCGGCATCCGTGCGCGCTGCCGCCGCATCCGTCATCGAACGCCACCCCGCACTCGACGTCCTCGTCACGATGGCGGGTGTGATGCACGTCGAGGACTGGACCACGCCCGAAGGCTTCCTCGCCTCGGCCGAACAGACGGTCACCACCAACCTGCTCGGCCCCATCCGGCTGATCGCCGCCTTCATCGAGCACCTGCGCGCACAACCGACGGCGACCATCATCACGGTCTCGTCGGGGCTCGCCTTCGCCCCGCTCGCCGCGACCCCCAGCTACAACGCGTCGAAGGCAGCGATCCACATGCTCAGCGAGTCGCTGCGCCTGCAACTGGCCGGAACGTCCGTCGCGGTGAAGGAGCTCGAGCCGCCGTCGGTGGCGACCGACCTGCTACCGGGGCAGCGTGAGAGCGCGTTCGCGATGCCGCTCGACGCGTTCGCCGACGAGGTCATGCACCTGCTGCGCGACGAGCCGGACGCGCCGGAGATCCAGGTGGAACGGGTCAAGTTCCTGCGGTACGGCGAGGCGCGCGGCGACTACGACCAGGTCGTTGCGACGCTCAACCAGTCCGACCCGCACGGCAAGCAGGAGTGA
- a CDS encoding ArsR/SmtB family transcription factor: MEQDAGLEAAAALFKVLGSASRLRLVRLLATEPAGVTHLVASTGMSQPLVSQHLRTLRSAGIVTVARAGREALYSISDDHIAHVVDDALTHVLEEDPTHRGEER, translated from the coding sequence GTGGAGCAGGACGCAGGACTCGAGGCCGCCGCGGCACTCTTCAAGGTGCTGGGTTCGGCGTCGCGCCTGCGCCTGGTCCGACTCTTGGCTACTGAACCCGCGGGAGTCACACACCTGGTGGCGAGCACCGGCATGTCACAGCCGCTGGTTTCCCAGCACCTCAGGACGCTTCGCTCCGCGGGTATCGTCACCGTCGCCCGCGCGGGGCGAGAGGCGCTCTACAGCATCAGCGATGACCACATCGCCCACGTCGTCGACGACGCACTCACCCATGTCCTCGAAGAGGACCCAACCCACCGAGGAGAAGAACGATGA
- a CDS encoding allantoate amidohydrolase produces the protein MLEVSPDRIAAAARRVMARCDELARVTATPGRIERVYLSPEHARVNRLAAEWMRELGMRTRQDAAGNQIGRLDRIVGDTLDPDAPALIIGSHLDTVLDAGRFDGIVGVLMGLEIARLVRTPVGDGRFGVALPFALEVVAFSDEEGTRFGKALLGSSAVAGLWDEDWWALTDADGTSLRQAFLEFGLDPARIGEAARRPDELVGYLEAHIEQGPELDRRGEPLAVVSSIASARRFQLVVEGEARHAGGTPYDMRRDALLGASEAALAVERICRDEHHIIGTVGQLEAYPGAVNVVPGEARFSLDLRGEFDETRDHVWDELSRELDAIMGRRGLRWSSREVHSAAAVMCAPLLQDVVREGIGAADAPGGTDPAVIFSRAGHDAMSIGAITDVGMLFLRNPDGISHHPGESVSAPDVALGIRALAESVLALAADVRAR, from the coding sequence ATGCTGGAGGTCTCGCCCGACCGGATCGCGGCCGCCGCGCGCCGCGTGATGGCGCGGTGCGACGAGCTCGCGCGCGTCACCGCGACGCCGGGCCGGATCGAGCGGGTCTACCTCTCGCCCGAGCACGCACGGGTGAACCGCCTCGCGGCGGAGTGGATGCGCGAGCTCGGCATGCGCACGCGGCAGGATGCGGCGGGCAACCAGATCGGCCGGCTCGACCGCATCGTCGGCGACACGCTCGACCCGGACGCGCCCGCGCTGATCATCGGCTCCCACCTGGACACCGTGCTGGATGCGGGGCGGTTCGACGGAATCGTCGGCGTGCTGATGGGGCTCGAGATCGCCCGGCTCGTGCGGACGCCGGTCGGTGACGGACGCTTCGGCGTCGCGCTCCCGTTCGCGCTCGAGGTCGTCGCGTTCTCGGATGAGGAAGGCACGCGATTCGGCAAGGCCCTGCTCGGATCCTCGGCGGTCGCGGGGCTGTGGGACGAGGACTGGTGGGCGCTGACGGATGCCGACGGCACGAGCCTGCGGCAGGCGTTCCTCGAGTTCGGGCTCGACCCTGCGCGCATCGGCGAGGCCGCACGACGACCCGACGAACTGGTCGGGTACCTCGAGGCGCACATCGAGCAGGGGCCGGAGCTCGACCGGCGCGGTGAGCCGCTCGCGGTCGTCTCCTCGATCGCCTCCGCGCGCCGCTTCCAGCTCGTCGTCGAGGGCGAGGCCCGCCATGCCGGCGGCACGCCCTACGACATGCGCCGCGACGCCCTGCTCGGCGCGAGCGAGGCGGCGCTCGCGGTCGAGCGCATCTGCCGCGACGAGCACCACATCATCGGCACCGTCGGTCAGCTCGAGGCGTACCCCGGGGCGGTGAACGTCGTGCCCGGAGAAGCGCGCTTCTCGCTCGACCTGCGCGGCGAGTTCGACGAGACCCGCGACCACGTCTGGGACGAACTCTCCCGCGAGCTCGACGCGATCATGGGTCGCCGCGGGCTGCGCTGGAGCTCACGCGAAGTGCACAGCGCCGCCGCCGTCATGTGCGCGCCGCTCCTGCAGGACGTCGTGCGCGAGGGCATCGGTGCCGCCGACGCGCCCGGTGGTACCGACCCGGCCGTGATCTTCAGCCGCGCCGGTCACGATGCGATGTCGATCGGTGCGATCACCGACGTCGGGATGCTCTTCCTGCGAAACCCCGACGGCATCAGCCACCATCCGGGAGAGTCCGTCTCCGCCCCGGATGTGGCGCTCGGCATCCGTGCCCTCGCGGAGTCCGTGCTGGCGCTCGCCGCCGACGTCCGCGCGCGCTGA
- the uraD gene encoding 2-oxo-4-hydroxy-4-carboxy-5-ureidoimidazoline decarboxylase, with amino-acid sequence MQLDEFNALDAAEASLVVSVWAAVPGWVDAIVAARPYASIDALRSYAGDLAAVWSRADLDAALAHHPRIGEKPSGTGAEADASRKEQSAMASAADDVAAAISAGNRAYEERFGRVFLIRAAGRSPQEMLAELHRRLDNDDDTEAREATAQLAEIALLRLDSTIVADQVEPEEAE; translated from the coding sequence ATGCAACTGGACGAGTTCAACGCCCTCGATGCCGCTGAGGCATCCCTGGTCGTGTCGGTGTGGGCGGCGGTGCCCGGCTGGGTCGACGCGATCGTCGCGGCGCGGCCGTACGCCTCGATCGATGCCCTCCGCTCCTACGCGGGCGACCTCGCGGCGGTCTGGTCGCGCGCCGACCTGGATGCGGCCCTCGCCCACCATCCGCGGATCGGCGAGAAGCCGTCGGGAACGGGTGCTGAGGCAGATGCCTCCCGGAAGGAGCAGTCCGCGATGGCGAGCGCGGCGGACGACGTTGCGGCCGCGATCTCCGCCGGCAACCGGGCGTACGAGGAGCGCTTCGGCCGCGTCTTCCTCATCCGCGCCGCGGGTCGCAGCCCCCAGGAGATGCTCGCCGAGCTGCACCGCAGACTCGACAACGACGACGACACCGAGGCCCGCGAGGCGACAGCTCAGCTCGCCGAGATCGCGCTGCTGCGCCTGGACTCGACGATCGTCGCCGACCAGGTCGAACCGGAGGAGGCGGAATGA
- a CDS encoding GIY-YIG nuclease family protein, whose product MIRFADFMPVPAPDRTKVKFNIRAGVGGAAAYDLLMAEDPEPWLAMTRYRSRQQNNNMGRAEYVLAFAQYYPYGPEYFMFGGFFRVEPTAPEALGIDGYRLTPLDLYSEYIKRLIVKLDEPIGRNLYLRSYENLQDGPLDPEVYELAPDVKLGAFPGYQNVRLRHRDLQRIIANDEPSWKDALSSVKGVYVITDLSDGRLYVGSASGEANGLWQRWAGYAHLGNLSGGNRDLELLKLTRGDGHIVEHFQYSILEIFDPKTRAETIVARESFWKLALDSRAHGLNAN is encoded by the coding sequence GTGATCCGATTCGCCGACTTCATGCCCGTGCCCGCGCCCGATCGCACGAAGGTCAAGTTCAACATCCGTGCGGGCGTCGGAGGTGCGGCCGCCTACGACCTGCTGATGGCCGAGGATCCTGAGCCGTGGCTGGCCATGACGAGGTACCGCTCGCGGCAGCAGAACAACAATATGGGTCGTGCGGAATATGTTCTGGCGTTCGCGCAGTACTACCCGTACGGTCCCGAGTACTTCATGTTCGGCGGCTTCTTCCGCGTCGAACCCACGGCCCCCGAGGCGCTGGGAATTGACGGGTATCGACTCACCCCGCTCGACCTGTACTCGGAGTACATCAAGCGCCTCATCGTGAAGCTCGACGAGCCCATCGGCCGCAACCTCTACCTCCGTTCGTACGAAAACCTGCAAGACGGACCCCTCGACCCCGAGGTGTATGAACTGGCCCCGGACGTGAAGCTCGGAGCCTTCCCCGGCTATCAGAACGTGCGGCTGCGTCACCGGGATCTGCAGCGCATCATCGCGAACGACGAGCCGAGCTGGAAAGATGCCCTCTCCAGCGTCAAGGGCGTCTACGTGATCACCGACCTCAGCGATGGGCGCCTCTACGTCGGTTCCGCCTCGGGTGAGGCGAACGGCCTGTGGCAGCGGTGGGCGGGATATGCGCACCTGGGCAATCTCTCCGGCGGCAACCGCGACCTCGAACTGCTCAAGCTCACTCGCGGCGACGGTCACATCGTCGAGCACTTCCAGTACTCGATCCTCGAGATCTTCGACCCTAAGACCCGCGCGGAGACCATCGTGGCGCGCGAGTCGTTCTGGAAGCTCGCTCTCGACAGTCGCGCTCACGGGCTCAACGCGAACTGA
- a CDS encoding AtzH-like domain-containing protein: MSEIPADLRAAFDRYERAILDNDLAVLDEMFAPGDETLRGDAAGLLVGHDVISAFRGVRGGVAPRTIQRIEYRPLADDLALLVSVSRFTGGGTGLQTQLWRRGESGWVIEAAHVTGKAQALDRSVWRTVGDPLWQGAWEGPLEGLNVAVKDLFAIKGYRIGAGNPTFLETARPESTTAPAVADLLRGGASLRGIARTDEFAYSIAGDNAHYGTPPNGALPGALPGGSSSGPASAVATGQAEVGLATDTAGSVRVPASYQGLWGLRTTHNLVPRQGMLPLAQSFDTIGWLTRDGNTLQRVVDWCLSYDGSESTESVFGESAGDLPWRFAVPEEVLTHVEPDTRAAFDAYVERLAASENAPEIETVSIGDLDEYFEPFRTVQAAEAWRNNRDWLRAHPGSTGAAVAERFRIASEVTADAERVARQALEPLRERVQSLLQSAVLLLPTVPGPAPMRTSDPAKVDAVRQATLRMTTPAAVAGTPALSIPLLTVRSQLGPAPVGVCLVSRSGTDIALVRLGRRLAAL, encoded by the coding sequence ATGAGCGAGATCCCCGCCGACCTCCGTGCCGCCTTCGACCGCTACGAGCGGGCCATCCTCGACAACGACCTCGCGGTACTCGACGAGATGTTCGCGCCCGGCGACGAGACGCTGCGCGGGGATGCGGCGGGGCTCCTCGTCGGCCACGACGTGATCAGCGCCTTCCGGGGCGTGCGCGGCGGAGTCGCGCCGCGGACGATCCAGCGGATCGAGTACCGTCCGCTCGCCGACGATCTCGCGCTGCTCGTGTCGGTGTCGCGGTTCACCGGGGGCGGCACGGGGCTGCAGACCCAGCTGTGGCGCCGCGGCGAGAGCGGGTGGGTCATCGAGGCCGCCCACGTCACGGGCAAGGCGCAGGCGCTCGACCGATCGGTCTGGCGCACGGTCGGCGACCCGCTGTGGCAGGGCGCATGGGAAGGGCCGCTCGAGGGCCTCAACGTCGCCGTCAAAGACCTGTTCGCCATCAAGGGCTACCGCATCGGCGCGGGCAACCCGACCTTCCTCGAGACGGCGAGGCCCGAGTCCACCACGGCTCCCGCCGTCGCCGATCTGCTGCGCGGCGGGGCGTCGCTGCGCGGCATCGCGCGCACCGACGAGTTCGCCTATTCGATCGCGGGCGACAACGCGCACTACGGCACCCCGCCCAACGGTGCCCTCCCGGGCGCGCTGCCGGGCGGGTCGTCGAGCGGGCCCGCATCCGCCGTCGCGACAGGGCAGGCCGAGGTCGGACTCGCCACCGACACCGCGGGCTCCGTGCGCGTCCCCGCCTCCTACCAGGGCCTCTGGGGACTGCGGACGACGCACAACCTCGTACCGCGGCAGGGGATGCTTCCCCTCGCGCAGTCCTTCGACACGATCGGCTGGCTCACGCGCGACGGCAACACTCTCCAGCGCGTCGTCGACTGGTGCCTGAGCTACGACGGCTCGGAGTCGACAGAGAGCGTTTTCGGCGAATCCGCGGGCGATCTGCCGTGGCGCTTCGCCGTGCCCGAGGAGGTTCTGACGCACGTCGAGCCCGACACCCGGGCGGCATTCGACGCGTACGTCGAGCGGCTGGCCGCATCAGAGAACGCGCCGGAGATCGAAACGGTCTCGATCGGCGACCTCGACGAGTACTTCGAACCGTTCCGCACGGTTCAGGCGGCGGAGGCGTGGCGCAACAACCGCGACTGGCTGCGCGCCCACCCGGGATCAACCGGGGCCGCGGTCGCCGAGCGGTTCCGCATCGCCAGCGAGGTCACGGCAGACGCGGAGCGGGTGGCGCGACAGGCGCTCGAGCCGCTCCGCGAGCGCGTCCAGTCGCTCCTGCAGAGCGCCGTGCTGCTGCTGCCCACGGTGCCCGGCCCTGCGCCCATGCGTACATCCGACCCGGCGAAGGTGGATGCGGTGCGCCAGGCGACGCTGCGCATGACGACGCCCGCGGCCGTCGCCGGCACCCCCGCCCTCTCGATCCCGCTGCTGACCGTCCGCTCGCAGCTCGGCCCCGCACCCGTCGGCGTCTGCCTCGTCTCGCGCAGCGGCACCGACATCGCCCTCGTCCGTCTCGGCCGCCGCCTCGCCGCGCTCTGA
- the uraH gene encoding hydroxyisourate hydrolase produces the protein MSHLTTHILDATAGTPAPNVAVTLHRHLEGGGIESVAEGFTDADGRLAIGPDLLEPGMYALTFATGAYFADRGVETFYPLATVTFTVADRPHYHVPLLLSPFAYSTYRGS, from the coding sequence ATGAGCCACCTGACCACCCACATCCTGGACGCCACCGCAGGGACGCCGGCGCCGAATGTCGCGGTCACGCTGCACCGGCATCTCGAGGGCGGGGGCATCGAGAGCGTCGCCGAGGGATTCACGGATGCGGACGGCCGGCTCGCGATCGGCCCGGACCTCCTCGAGCCCGGCATGTACGCGCTGACCTTCGCGACCGGGGCGTACTTCGCCGATCGCGGCGTCGAGACGTTCTACCCGCTCGCGACGGTGACGTTCACGGTCGCCGACCGCCCGCACTACCACGTGCCCCTGCTGCTGAGCCCGTTCGCCTACTCCACCTACCGCGGCAGCTGA
- a CDS encoding pyridoxal-phosphate-dependent aminotransferase family protein → MTDTLPIDPPARLLMGPGPISAYPSVLRAMSAPLVGQYDPFMTHTMSETQELYRQVWATENEATLLVDGTSRAGIEAAIVSLIRPGDRVLVPVFGRFGHLLAEIAERALAEVHTIETEWGQVFTPAAIEEAVVRVKPTLFALVQGDTSTTMLQPLEEIGAICRAHGVLFYSDATASLGGNAFEADAWELDAATAGLQKCLGGPSGSAPITLSERAVDVIRSRKRIEAGIREAGDEDAPDFVRSNYFDLGMILDYWGPRRLNHHTEATSMLYGARECARLLLIEGRDAVIARHELAGRAMLAGVEALGLAVFGDVAHKMSNVVAVYIPEGVPGDAARTAMLEDFGIEIGTSFGPLHGKVWRIGTMGYNARKDTVLTTLAALEAVLRRHGVAVPAGGGVEAASDVFAGRA, encoded by the coding sequence ATGACCGACACCCTCCCGATCGACCCGCCCGCCCGCCTGCTCATGGGACCGGGCCCGATCTCCGCCTACCCGTCCGTGCTGCGCGCCATGTCGGCGCCGCTCGTGGGCCAGTACGACCCGTTCATGACCCACACGATGAGCGAGACGCAGGAGCTGTACCGGCAGGTGTGGGCCACCGAGAACGAGGCCACCCTGCTCGTCGACGGCACCTCGCGCGCCGGGATCGAGGCCGCGATCGTCAGCCTCATCCGCCCCGGCGATCGCGTGCTCGTACCCGTGTTCGGGCGCTTCGGCCACCTGCTCGCCGAGATCGCCGAGCGGGCGCTCGCCGAGGTGCACACGATCGAGACCGAGTGGGGTCAGGTCTTCACGCCCGCGGCGATCGAGGAGGCCGTCGTGCGCGTCAAGCCGACGCTTTTCGCCCTCGTGCAGGGCGACACCTCGACCACGATGCTCCAGCCCCTGGAGGAGATCGGCGCGATCTGCCGCGCGCACGGCGTGCTCTTCTACTCCGACGCCACCGCATCCCTGGGCGGCAACGCCTTCGAGGCCGACGCCTGGGAACTGGATGCGGCGACCGCCGGCCTGCAGAAGTGTCTGGGCGGCCCGAGCGGTTCCGCCCCGATCACCCTCAGCGAGCGCGCCGTCGACGTCATCCGCTCCCGCAAAAGGATCGAGGCCGGCATCCGTGAGGCGGGCGATGAGGACGCGCCCGATTTCGTGCGCTCCAACTACTTCGACCTCGGCATGATCCTCGACTACTGGGGTCCGCGCCGACTGAACCATCACACCGAGGCGACGAGCATGCTCTACGGCGCCCGCGAGTGCGCGCGCCTCCTGCTCATCGAGGGCCGGGACGCCGTGATCGCCCGGCACGAGCTGGCCGGCCGTGCGATGCTCGCCGGGGTCGAGGCTCTTGGCCTCGCCGTCTTCGGAGACGTCGCGCACAAGATGAGCAACGTCGTGGCCGTGTACATCCCCGAGGGCGTCCCCGGCGATGCCGCACGCACCGCGATGCTGGAGGACTTCGGCATCGAGATCGGTACGTCGTTCGGGCCCCTCCACGGCAAGGTGTGGCGCATCGGCACGATGGGCTACAACGCCCGCAAGGACACCGTGCTGACGACCCTCGCGGCCCTGGAGGCAGTGCTGCGTCGCCACGGCGTGGCGGTTCCCGCCGGCGGCGGCGTGGAGGCCGCATCCGACGTCTTCGCGGGGCGCGCATGA
- the allB gene encoding allantoinase AllB, giving the protein MTTPASAVIAARRVFLDGAFRPATVTVADGRISGIGDFDPDAERVLPEDLVLLPGLVDSHVHLNDPGRASWEGFDTGTAAAAAGGVTTVLDMPLNSIPVTTSPDALAAKRAAARGRLAVDVGYWGGAVPENIGHLRELAEAGVVGFKCFLSPSGIDEFGHLGAEQLDEVLTELAAFDGLLIVHAEHPAHLHADGALGVHYADFLASRPPASERAAIQLVIETARRTGARVHIVHVSDGTALDDVRAAKAEGVRITVETCPHYLTLDAATVPDGAASFKCCPPIRDLANQDLLWEGVVDGTIDAIVSDHSPATPELKGEPDFGLAWGGISGLQTGLSSVHTRARERGIPIETFLPLMTTGPARIGGLGSRGTIAVGEPAHLAIFAPDEEFTVDAAALEYRNPLSPWDGARLTGVVAETWLHGEPVYRRGEGLLARTGRELIAAIDEERQ; this is encoded by the coding sequence ATGACGACCCCCGCATCCGCCGTCATCGCGGCGCGACGTGTGTTCCTCGACGGGGCCTTCCGTCCCGCGACCGTGACCGTGGCCGACGGGCGCATCAGCGGGATCGGAGATTTCGATCCGGATGCGGAACGCGTTCTGCCGGAGGATCTCGTGCTGCTGCCGGGCCTCGTCGACTCGCACGTGCACCTGAACGACCCGGGCCGCGCGAGCTGGGAGGGCTTCGACACGGGGACGGCGGCGGCCGCGGCGGGCGGCGTCACGACCGTGCTCGACATGCCGCTCAACAGCATCCCCGTCACCACCTCGCCCGATGCGCTCGCCGCGAAGCGCGCCGCCGCGAGGGGGCGTCTGGCCGTCGACGTGGGTTACTGGGGTGGCGCCGTGCCCGAGAACATCGGGCATCTGCGGGAGCTCGCAGAGGCGGGCGTCGTCGGCTTCAAGTGCTTCCTCTCGCCCTCGGGCATCGACGAGTTCGGACACCTCGGCGCTGAGCAGCTCGACGAGGTGCTCACCGAGCTCGCCGCCTTCGACGGACTGCTCATCGTGCACGCCGAGCACCCCGCGCACCTGCACGCCGACGGCGCGCTCGGCGTGCACTACGCCGACTTCCTCGCCTCGCGCCCGCCCGCCAGCGAGCGGGCGGCGATCCAGCTCGTGATCGAGACCGCCCGGCGCACGGGTGCGCGTGTGCACATCGTGCACGTCTCCGACGGCACGGCGCTCGACGATGTGAGGGCCGCCAAGGCGGAGGGCGTGCGGATCACGGTCGAGACGTGCCCGCACTATCTGACTCTGGATGCTGCGACCGTGCCCGACGGCGCGGCATCCTTCAAGTGCTGCCCGCCGATCCGCGACCTCGCCAACCAGGATCTGCTCTGGGAGGGCGTCGTCGACGGCACGATCGACGCGATCGTCAGCGACCACTCGCCCGCGACCCCCGAGCTCAAGGGCGAGCCGGACTTCGGTCTCGCGTGGGGCGGGATCTCTGGCCTGCAGACGGGGCTGTCGAGCGTGCACACGAGAGCGCGCGAGCGCGGCATCCCGATCGAGACGTTCCTCCCGCTCATGACGACGGGGCCGGCGCGGATCGGCGGGCTCGGCTCCCGCGGCACGATCGCCGTCGGCGAACCCGCCCACCTGGCGATCTTCGCGCCCGACGAGGAGTTCACGGTGGACGCGGCGGCCCTCGAGTACCGCAACCCGCTCTCGCCGTGGGACGGCGCGCGTCTCACCGGCGTCGTCGCCGAGACGTGGTTGCACGGCGAGCCGGTGTACCGTCGCGGCGAGGGTCTGCTCGCGCGCACCGGGCGCGAGCTGATCGCGGCAATCGACGAGGAGCGCCAGTGA
- a CDS encoding PadR family transcriptional regulator yields MSRIQARQDAQLTRAVLPLLTLQLIRARESYGYELVERLAALGLDVSTGLVYPVLNRMERDGWVTTSSKPSPSGPPRKYFSLTAAGATALADARTQWEQTAAAVDLATSTSGKERA; encoded by the coding sequence GTGTCACGGATACAGGCTCGGCAGGATGCACAGCTCACGCGGGCGGTGCTTCCGCTGCTGACGCTGCAGCTCATCCGTGCGCGGGAGTCGTACGGCTACGAGCTCGTGGAGCGCCTCGCCGCGCTCGGCCTCGATGTGAGCACGGGTCTCGTCTATCCGGTGTTGAACCGGATGGAACGCGACGGCTGGGTGACGACCTCCTCGAAACCTTCGCCGAGCGGGCCGCCGCGCAAGTACTTCTCGCTCACCGCGGCGGGGGCGACGGCCCTCGCCGACGCGCGCACGCAGTGGGAACAGACGGCCGCGGCCGTCGATCTGGCGACCAGCACCTCCGGAAAGGAACGCGCATGA
- a CDS encoding helix-turn-helix domain-containing protein, producing the protein MSDPSLDADLGSVVGAEIRRLRDAAGLSTRELAAAAGMSQPFLSQIERGASAPSMASVYRLARALGVRPGDLLPAVGADEVDVVRADEGRRIPVAERDDAALGRALLLRESSALEVVEYTFGPDEYIAEWFESPGESGLYLVSGRLEVDVLGAGTYALAPGDFIRFPAGARDRWRLVGEERVVALFVTSVPRPR; encoded by the coding sequence TTGAGCGACCCCTCCCTCGATGCCGATCTCGGTTCGGTCGTCGGTGCCGAGATCCGGCGACTGCGGGATGCGGCCGGGCTTTCGACCCGCGAGCTCGCGGCCGCAGCGGGGATGAGCCAGCCGTTTCTGAGCCAGATCGAGCGCGGTGCGAGCGCCCCGTCGATGGCGTCGGTCTACCGCCTCGCCCGCGCGCTCGGGGTGCGCCCCGGCGATCTTCTGCCGGCGGTGGGCGCCGACGAGGTCGATGTCGTCCGCGCCGACGAGGGCCGCCGCATCCCCGTCGCGGAGCGAGATGACGCAGCCCTCGGGCGCGCGCTGCTGCTGCGCGAGAGCTCGGCGCTCGAGGTCGTCGAGTACACCTTCGGCCCCGACGAGTACATCGCCGAGTGGTTCGAGTCGCCCGGCGAGAGCGGCCTGTACCTGGTCTCAGGGCGCCTCGAGGTGGACGTGCTCGGCGCCGGCACCTACGCACTCGCGCCAGGCGACTTCATCCGATTCCCCGCGGGCGCCCGCGACCGGTGGCGTCTCGTCGGCGAGGAGCGGGTCGTCGCCCTCTTCGTCACGAGCGTCCCGCGCCCCCGCTGA